ACATCAACGTTCTCTTGGGGAAAGGCTATAACCTCTGCGGTAGCTGGTGACTCATTTCCCTCAGCATCAAGAGACGTGACGCGAAAATGATATTCTTGATGATTAGTGAGGCTATCAACAGTTGCATAGGTTTGTTCAGTAACAGTAATGGACCCCGTTGCTCCAGCTCCCTTATAGTAGACGTTAAAGGCGACAGCCTCGGAATCCTCTGAGTCCCAGGATAAGTCAACAAACTGATTACCAGGTGTTGCTACTAATTGTACTGGCATTTTCGGTCCGGGTACTTGAGCATGAGCTAAGGTACCTGGCGTTGGGATAACGTTGTTGCTTATCTTTGTCATGTTTACTTCAGATCCGTTTGCTTGATAAAGCACACTACGATTTTCAATTCCATCTCTTGTCCCTTCATTAATAAGAGCTGTACTAATCGGTACGCCGTCTGGCCCTGCAATACCGACCTTGCGTAAGGCGGAGTCATGCAAGCCTTGTGCTGAAGTGGTCAGTTCAACCTCAAAAACTTGCTCCGGTATCAAGTAGACTCCATAGTTCGAGTTAAAATCCCACAAAGGCACATGCGGGTAATCAAACTTTTTGAGCCAAAGTACGAGAGCGCTTTTAGCTTTAATGGTCTTATCTGTAATCGTCCATCGATTAGCTGGACTATTCATATTACTGGTAAAGTATTGGAGTTGATAGTTAGTAAGATCAATGTCTTCGGAAGTATTATTAAATATCTCTACATACTCATAGGGCTGTCCCACTCCAGAAGACTGGGGAACAACTTCTGTAATAAGTAAAGCAGGCGTCTGGATTGCGGTTTGTTCAGGTGGTACCTGCTCCCTAATTGAATACAACTCTTGTCCCGCATGTAGCGTCGTTGCGGTCCCTACACTAAACGAAAAAAATGCTTGAAGTACTAATAAGAGTGTTAACAATAAAGCTACTGACCTGTTCGATCTAATCATCCTTTCAACCTCCATTTCTGATTTCTGATGCACTTGAGGATAAAAAAAGGAGCAACCCAAAAGCTCTGCACAATCCTGTGCTAAGCTCGGGTTACTCCGTATCTCTTCCCGTCGCATCGAATGATTCATTTATCATTTTCATTATATACAGAATACATACACTTCTCAATGTTAATATTGTTAATTTATTGTATAGCTTTTGGAATACATCATAGGCTTGTGCTCAGCCGACCGCCATTATGCAGTGCAACACTGTGCGCTGGGAGCCGTTCACGGTGCACTTTGTTCATCTATAGAATTTCCTCAGCTTACCCCTCGCTTAAACCTTATAATGCGCCTGTACATTGTACGGTTACCAGATTTAATAAAATGAGACATTGATGGTGCCCTATTTGCTTCAATGATCCATACATGACCTTGTTGATCCAGTCCTATATCCATTCCAAAAATCCTTTGTCTCGGGTAATAGAGTTGCAATCTTCTAGCTGCCAGTAAAGCTACCCTATGGATTTCCGAAATAATAGAATGAACAGGAAGGCTTCTAATGGAGGACCTACGGATCCCACTTCGAAGAGACAACAGCCTCCCTTTGCTTCTAGAAATATTGGTGACGATGAATCCTTTACCAGCCACCTTGGCTATCTCTCCCGTCACCGTCCAGTTGGAGGATTTTCGTTGGCGTTGCACAATGACCCTGATATCAAATGGACGATTGTCTACGGTAGCTAGGTTAATGCGACGTTGAATAATATATTTCCTTGAGCCTATTTTCCGACTTAGATGAGTATATGCACTTTGCAAATCTTGTACGGTTGTTCTGTTCCTTTCCTTGTGAATTTCATACCTCTCATCCGCCAGTGCCCTTACTCTGTATACACCAGCTCCCCCTCCCCCTGATTCTGGTTTCACGATGACCTCACTATATGTGTTCATAAAGCTTCTGAAGGTATCTTCAGTCAATCTTAGTGTTGGGGGTAGATGGAGCTCTAGATTGGCTGAAGCCTTCATAAACTTATATTTTCCCCATTTATCAGCGCCTCGTTTCATGAGCTATTCTCCTCTCGATGAATATAATTGATGTGCTGTAAATAACGCTCCATCCACCGTAAAAATTCCTCGATATCTCTATATGTTATGTCTCCGATATTCGCGATTCGAAACGTATTTAATTGTTCCCATTTACCGGGGTAAATCGTAAATCCCTTACTATAAAAATAATCATGCATCTCCTTAAAGCTGTATGCTGCACAATCAGGCTCAAGAATGGCTGTCACCAGCTTAGAATGGTGTTCTGCTTCAACAAGATGCTTGAGCCCAAGTCTAGAAATACCCTGGATTAATGTCTCCCATGATTTCGCATACCTTGCGTACCTTGCTTCTAGTCCTTCTTCCCTTAACTCTTCTATCGCTCGCTTGAGCGCGTAAAACGTTTGTACGGGAGGAGTGAAACGCATTTGCTGTGTTTTAGAAAAATAGTCATGTTGAGCATATAGGTTTAAGTAATAATTCCTAGGTTGGTTATTCTTCAGACTGTCTAGCTTGCTTTGATCCGCGATCACAAAGGATATTCCCGCCATTCCTTGCAGGTTCTTATTGGAGCTTGCAGCTAAGTAGCTAATATTCATCTTTTCCATATCAATCGGTACGGCCCCATACGAGCTCATCGCATCCACAATTAAATCGATGTTGTATGACTTGCACATATCTCCAATCGATTGTATATCGTTTAAAAGACCCACCGTCGTCTCATGATGGACAATGGCCAGGTGTGAAATTTTCCGAGGGGAGAGCTGAATCAATGTTTCCAAGGCATGTAGGTCGATGGGAGCGTCACAAGGGCTTTTAAACTCCTCTACATCTAGATCATACACTTGAGCGATTTCACACATTCGCTTCCCATACGCTCCGTTTTGAACAATAAGCACAGTGTCCTGACCAACAACCGAGCTAAGGATCGCCTCCACTGCCGCCGTCCCGGAACCACCGAACAGCACTGTGGTGTAATGTTCGGGGTCACTTACTAGATTGGTCAATTCTATAGAAACAGACTTCATCAAGTGACCAAATGGTGCTTCACGGGGACAAATGTCTGGAACAACCTGTGCCAGCTTTACACTGTCCGTTGTTGTAGCAGGACCAGGGTTAAGTAAGATATTTCTCGTTATGCTTTTCATGTCAACACCACCTTCCCTGTACGTTGCTCTACCAGTAATTTTGTTATAGCAGAGCTTCTTATAGCTCATCTATTATAATGAATCATTTTATAATGCATCATTTATAGTGGATCATTTACAATGGATCATTTACTAGATAAGAAATTCCCTATTATTAATATTTTCACATTTTATTTTCAATTCTAAGACGAAGCATTGAACTGATTCATTCTTTAAGATACAACTGTAATCTCTGTCTGACTTCATAAGGCTTAATTTTTGGACGACCTAATTTTTCCTTATGACCTTTCGCCGTCTTTAAATGGAGAAATGTTAGTCCTTTCGATTGTCTCCATTCTTCTATTCTGTTTTTTAGCTCCGTCAAATTGTGAACGTAGAAGGACTTTGCATATCCACAGGAAGCAGCTGCCTCTACAAATTGAACATTATGTGAAACGGTGCTTTGCCCTCCTGTTGAGTCATGAGCGTTATTATCAAGTAAAACATGCAGCATATTTGGAGGATGATATGTCCCATTGGTCGCTAGACTTCCCATACGCATGATTAAGGAACCATCTCCGTCAATGACGACGACATTCCGATTCGTGCTACGTTGCGCAAGAGATACTCCAAGTCCAAACGAACTGACACATCCCATAGAACCAACCATGTACAAATTGCTAGGACTGTCCTCAATTTCGTACAGCTCACGGCCTGTCATTCCTGTTGTAGCTAGTTGGATAGTATCTTTGTCTTTTAAGGAATTAATGACTGTAAGGGCTTCATGCCTAGAAGGCCGTTGATCCTCTTGCTGCTTCAGGGCTCTGACCTGATTCAGGCTTATATCGATCTCCTGTTTTTTCAAAATCACTTGATCAAACGTCCCCTTTTTGACGACAAAGAAGAAAGACT
This genomic stretch from Bacillus horti harbors:
- the aepY gene encoding phosphonopyruvate decarboxylase; the encoded protein is MISTELFGEQLKSLGYQFFTGVPCSSLKYLINYAINDCEYIAAANEGDAVAIAAGAYTGGQKSVVLMQNSGLANAISPLVSLNHPFRIPVLGFVSLRGEPGVPDEPQHELMGEITTTQLELMQIKWQYLSKDLNRALQQLKEANSWIEKNESFFFVVKKGTFDQVILKKQEIDISLNQVRALKQQEDQRPSRHEALTVINSLKDKDTIQLATTGMTGRELYEIEDSPSNLYMVGSMGCVSSFGLGVSLAQRSTNRNVVVIDGDGSLIMRMGSLATNGTYHPPNMLHVLLDNNAHDSTGGQSTVSHNVQFVEAAASCGYAKSFYVHNLTELKNRIEEWRQSKGLTFLHLKTAKGHKEKLGRPKIKPYEVRQRLQLYLKE
- a CDS encoding YheC/YheD family protein, with product MKRGADKWGKYKFMKASANLELHLPPTLRLTEDTFRSFMNTYSEVIVKPESGGGGAGVYRVRALADERYEIHKERNRTTVQDLQSAYTHLSRKIGSRKYIIQRRINLATVDNRPFDIRVIVQRQRKSSNWTVTGEIAKVAGKGFIVTNISRSKGRLLSLRSGIRRSSIRSLPVHSIISEIHRVALLAARRLQLYYPRQRIFGMDIGLDQQGHVWIIEANRAPSMSHFIKSGNRTMYRRIIRFKRGVS
- a CDS encoding 2-aminoethylphosphonate aminotransferase — translated: MKSITRNILLNPGPATTTDSVKLAQVVPDICPREAPFGHLMKSVSIELTNLVSDPEHYTTVLFGGSGTAAVEAILSSVVGQDTVLIVQNGAYGKRMCEIAQVYDLDVEEFKSPCDAPIDLHALETLIQLSPRKISHLAIVHHETTVGLLNDIQSIGDMCKSYNIDLIVDAMSSYGAVPIDMEKMNISYLAASSNKNLQGMAGISFVIADQSKLDSLKNNQPRNYYLNLYAQHDYFSKTQQMRFTPPVQTFYALKRAIEELREEGLEARYARYAKSWETLIQGISRLGLKHLVEAEHHSKLVTAILEPDCAAYSFKEMHDYFYSKGFTIYPGKWEQLNTFRIANIGDITYRDIEEFLRWMERYLQHINYIHREENSS